One window of the Corynebacterium glutamicum ATCC 13032 genome contains the following:
- a CDS encoding error-prone DNA polymerase, whose product MYPIIMEWNGGGSFNGRPLSWSKLERILSGKKVESLRPVLHEPDAQAPSSAMQGEASVPFAELHATSSYNFLTGASDPSDVVVQAKKLGLVALSVMDRDGFYGAVRFAEAAAEAGMHTVYGAELSLQEGVLTVLCKNPEGYKKLSHLISDAKMATGEKGEVRYPPLPMVAEHAAGDWVVLAGFQWLDKIDYVIDCFKPENIVLEFGSTMTPEDADRNEYLRRTQAKFQLRGILSTNPESAARGSVRLAGAKQALARKMPLADAESELHPMGTTWMRSGDTLLKAHPDYADLIATTVELAAECAFTLDLVAPNLPKWDTPGEHTEMSWLAHLVSTRIDTRYVGRSADIKARAATQIDYELGVIEKLGFPGYFLVVNDLVEFCRDSNILCQGRGSAANSAVCFVLGITNAEPISAGLLFERFLSPDRDGPPDIDIDIESGRREEVIQYVYEKYGRDNAAQVANVITYRTKGAMRDAARALGYPQGAADAWAKGTSEPPDDVLELAAQFKGQPRHLGIHSGGMVICDRPIADVVPVEWARMDNRSVVQWDKDDCATAGLVKFDLLGLGMLEAIHHMLDLVAEHRGKKINLWELDLAEPEVYDMLCKADAVGVFQVESRAQLSTLPRLKPRTFFDLVVEVALIRPGPIQGGSVHPYLRRRAGEEAITYDHPVLEKSLGKTLGIPLFQEQLMQVAVDAAGFSGGEADSLRRAMGSKRSPERMAALRSRFFQGLKDTNGIVGETAEKLWNKIVAFAAYGFPESHSQSFASLVYFSAWFKYHYPAEFCVGLLRAQPMGFYSPQSLISDARRHGVSILPITVNDSGVEADAPNGAIRLGLNLVKGLGHDAAQRIEDNAPFDSIPDLSRRADLNVAQVEALARAGAVDCLGVGRRQALWQAGVAATEKPGMLPGLSVIEAPALPGMSAFELMATNISATGVTADYQPMALIRERMEELGIVPADRLLEVEDGTRLRIAGIVTHRQRPQTASGLTFLGMEDETGLMNVMVSVGLWQRQRVLARNAKALIIRGIVQNAQGVATVVADRLEPLDMGEFLSRGSRDFR is encoded by the coding sequence ATGTATCCTATCATTATGGAATGGAATGGCGGGGGAAGCTTTAACGGCAGGCCATTATCGTGGTCCAAATTGGAAAGAATCCTCTCAGGTAAAAAGGTCGAATCTCTGCGTCCGGTGCTGCATGAGCCGGATGCGCAGGCGCCTTCATCTGCCATGCAGGGGGAAGCGTCGGTTCCTTTTGCCGAGCTGCATGCCACCAGCAGTTATAACTTTCTCACTGGCGCATCGGATCCGTCTGATGTGGTTGTGCAGGCCAAAAAGTTAGGACTTGTTGCTCTATCAGTCATGGATAGGGATGGTTTTTATGGTGCAGTGAGATTTGCGGAAGCTGCCGCGGAAGCTGGAATGCATACCGTTTATGGTGCGGAGCTGAGTCTGCAAGAAGGCGTGTTGACAGTCTTGTGTAAAAATCCGGAAGGCTACAAAAAGCTCAGTCACCTGATCAGTGACGCGAAAATGGCAACGGGAGAAAAGGGGGAAGTTCGCTATCCGCCGCTGCCAATGGTTGCTGAACATGCTGCAGGGGATTGGGTGGTCCTTGCAGGTTTTCAGTGGTTGGACAAAATCGACTATGTGATCGATTGCTTTAAACCGGAAAATATTGTGCTGGAATTCGGTTCAACCATGACACCGGAAGACGCCGACCGCAATGAATACCTCAGAAGAACGCAAGCCAAATTCCAGCTTCGAGGCATCCTAAGCACCAACCCAGAATCCGCTGCCCGGGGGAGCGTGCGGCTTGCCGGCGCCAAGCAGGCACTAGCCCGCAAGATGCCGCTTGCCGACGCCGAAAGCGAGCTACATCCCATGGGCACTACCTGGATGCGCAGCGGGGATACATTGTTAAAAGCACACCCTGATTACGCGGATCTCATTGCAACCACGGTGGAATTAGCTGCTGAATGTGCTTTCACCCTAGATTTGGTGGCCCCGAATCTGCCCAAGTGGGATACCCCTGGTGAACACACGGAAATGTCCTGGCTTGCGCACCTGGTTTCCACTCGGATTGATACCCGCTATGTGGGGCGCTCCGCAGACATCAAAGCACGAGCTGCCACACAAATTGACTATGAATTAGGCGTTATTGAAAAGCTGGGTTTTCCAGGCTATTTCCTCGTCGTTAATGATCTGGTGGAGTTTTGTCGCGATTCCAATATTTTGTGCCAAGGCAGAGGTTCCGCGGCGAACTCGGCGGTGTGCTTTGTCCTAGGCATCACCAACGCGGAGCCGATCTCTGCTGGATTGTTGTTTGAACGGTTTTTATCTCCTGACCGGGATGGTCCACCAGATATTGACATTGATATTGAATCCGGCAGGCGCGAAGAAGTAATCCAATACGTGTATGAAAAATACGGAAGGGATAACGCAGCTCAAGTAGCCAATGTCATTACCTACCGAACAAAAGGCGCGATGCGTGATGCTGCCCGTGCACTGGGTTACCCGCAAGGTGCTGCCGATGCCTGGGCTAAAGGAACCTCGGAACCACCCGATGATGTGCTGGAATTAGCTGCGCAATTTAAAGGGCAACCACGGCATTTGGGTATTCACTCCGGTGGCATGGTCATTTGCGATCGCCCCATCGCCGATGTGGTGCCAGTGGAATGGGCTCGGATGGATAACCGCTCGGTTGTGCAATGGGATAAAGATGACTGTGCCACGGCAGGCTTGGTCAAATTCGACCTTTTGGGATTGGGCATGTTGGAAGCCATCCATCACATGCTGGATCTGGTGGCAGAACACCGAGGTAAAAAGATCAATTTGTGGGAACTAGATCTGGCGGAACCGGAGGTCTATGACATGTTGTGCAAGGCAGATGCCGTGGGTGTGTTCCAGGTGGAATCACGTGCGCAGTTATCCACGCTGCCTCGACTCAAGCCCCGCACCTTCTTTGACCTGGTCGTGGAGGTAGCTCTGATTCGTCCAGGTCCCATCCAAGGCGGATCGGTGCACCCGTATTTGCGGCGCCGTGCTGGTGAAGAGGCCATCACTTATGACCACCCCGTGTTGGAAAAGTCTTTGGGTAAAACCTTAGGAATCCCACTGTTTCAGGAACAGCTCATGCAGGTAGCTGTTGATGCTGCAGGTTTTAGTGGTGGGGAAGCGGATTCCTTGCGCAGAGCGATGGGGTCGAAACGCTCACCTGAACGCATGGCTGCGTTGCGCTCGCGGTTTTTCCAAGGGCTGAAAGATACCAATGGGATTGTGGGGGAGACCGCCGAGAAACTGTGGAACAAAATTGTGGCCTTTGCTGCCTACGGTTTTCCGGAATCGCATTCGCAGTCGTTTGCGTCCTTGGTGTATTTCTCCGCGTGGTTTAAATACCACTACCCGGCTGAATTCTGCGTGGGATTATTGCGGGCACAACCCATGGGTTTCTATTCACCACAGTCTTTGATCAGTGATGCCAGACGCCACGGCGTGAGTATCCTGCCGATCACGGTCAATGATTCCGGTGTGGAGGCCGATGCTCCGAATGGTGCGATTCGATTGGGGCTCAACCTGGTGAAAGGCCTTGGCCACGATGCCGCGCAAAGAATAGAGGACAACGCCCCGTTTGATTCCATTCCGGATTTATCGCGCCGGGCTGATCTTAATGTTGCTCAAGTTGAGGCATTGGCGCGAGCGGGAGCGGTGGACTGCTTGGGGGTCGGACGTCGACAAGCATTATGGCAAGCGGGCGTCGCAGCGACCGAAAAACCTGGAATGCTGCCTGGCCTTTCGGTGATTGAAGCTCCGGCGTTGCCGGGGATGAGCGCCTTTGAGCTGATGGCGACCAATATTTCCGCCACGGGAGTCACCGCGGATTATCAGCCGATGGCGTTGATTCGGGAGCGGATGGAGGAGCTGGGGATCGTGCCGGCGGATCGGCTATTGGAGGTGGAAGATGGCACGCGGCTGCGGATCGCTGGCATTGTCACGCACCGGCAGCGCCCGCAAACTGCGTCGGGGCTGACATTTTTAGGGATGGAGGATGAGACCGGGCTGATGAATGTGATGGTGTCCGTTGGGTTGTGGCAGCGGCAGCGCGTGCTGGCCAGAAATGCCAAGGCGTTGATTATTCGAGGGATTGTGCAGAATGCGCAAGGGGTGGCGACAGTTGTCGCTGACCGGTTGGAACCGTTGGACATGGGGGAGTTTCTCAGCCGTGGCTCACGAGATTTTCGATAA
- a CDS encoding PH domain-containing protein produces MNPVSPKLTTARYLTRIPWLLISAIVFGVLGVFVSSWFYAGVIVVAVILIWQLWLIPQQVKRLGWLETSDELLITKGKLWHTFTVVPYGRIQFVDVTAGPLERAFGMKQVQLHTASASSDSTIQGLPVAEADALRERLAIKARERMSGL; encoded by the coding sequence ATGAATCCAGTGTCACCAAAACTGACCACGGCCAGGTACCTCACCCGCATTCCATGGCTGCTGATCAGCGCGATTGTGTTTGGGGTGCTTGGAGTTTTTGTGTCTTCGTGGTTTTACGCCGGTGTGATCGTAGTTGCCGTCATTCTTATCTGGCAGCTGTGGCTGATCCCGCAGCAGGTCAAGCGACTGGGATGGCTGGAAACCTCCGATGAGCTGCTGATCACCAAGGGAAAACTGTGGCACACCTTCACGGTTGTTCCCTATGGCCGCATCCAGTTTGTTGATGTCACCGCAGGTCCCCTCGAGCGCGCGTTTGGCATGAAACAAGTGCAATTGCATACCGCGTCGGCGTCCTCTGACTCCACCATTCAAGGCCTGCCTGTCGCGGAAGCCGATGCCTTACGTGAGCGACTGGCTATTAAGGCCCGGGAGAGGATGAGCGGACTATGA
- a CDS encoding PH domain-containing protein, translating to MSSLEGFRKVHRATPFLRIWTIIVAVLAAFAFNSGASVLSFIWGVVTGEYGFAVLPILLTVGGAVIVVALAWIITGIWWKAVGFRITNEEVQLQRGVISKDLRTARFDRIQAVDLVESFIARIFRLAEVRIETAGGSDSAISIGFLRKSEAEALKRELLDASQHSVATTPAGVPAEPGVGETVVVESAGDVLVPQIPVQRTLASTALSLATIITAIGIVILLFVPFGVSIAVPFFVGMVPAVWNLIDKSWQFTATQRNDVLHVSYGLANRRKQSIPLGRIHAVKLKQPLLWRLVGWWTVTVTVVGYGDTTQGGTSKILPVGSKELALKVLEAVGPLNSADIAESADPSHMSRPQYTPPVAARLLTPVDRTRQGVTLIGVAGAPGAVVVHEGRFMPRMSVIDTSHIQELTLKHGPIQRILGLSTVVFNLVQGPVGMAASDLSAADGKELLNILRNRKLPALESAPLGQNSLD from the coding sequence ATGAGCAGCCTTGAAGGGTTTCGAAAAGTCCACCGCGCCACCCCATTCCTTCGCATCTGGACCATCATCGTCGCAGTTCTCGCGGCATTCGCATTCAATTCCGGCGCATCCGTTTTAAGTTTCATCTGGGGTGTCGTCACCGGCGAATACGGATTCGCAGTGCTGCCGATTCTATTGACCGTCGGTGGCGCCGTCATTGTGGTGGCACTGGCCTGGATTATCACCGGAATTTGGTGGAAAGCCGTCGGATTCCGCATCACCAATGAAGAGGTGCAGCTGCAACGCGGAGTGATCAGCAAAGACCTCCGCACCGCCCGATTTGACCGTATCCAAGCCGTTGACCTGGTGGAATCATTCATCGCCCGTATCTTCCGACTGGCAGAAGTCCGCATCGAAACCGCCGGCGGCAGCGACTCCGCCATCAGCATTGGCTTTTTAAGAAAAAGCGAGGCCGAGGCCCTAAAAAGGGAGCTTCTCGACGCCTCCCAGCACTCAGTCGCCACCACCCCAGCCGGAGTTCCGGCTGAGCCTGGGGTAGGGGAGACCGTTGTAGTTGAGAGCGCGGGCGATGTTCTGGTTCCACAAATCCCCGTGCAACGCACCCTCGCCAGCACCGCCTTATCACTAGCAACCATCATCACCGCGATCGGTATTGTGATTTTGCTCTTCGTTCCTTTCGGAGTGAGCATTGCCGTGCCGTTCTTTGTAGGCATGGTGCCAGCGGTCTGGAACTTGATCGATAAGTCGTGGCAATTCACCGCAACACAGCGCAACGATGTCCTGCATGTCAGCTATGGACTTGCCAACCGCCGCAAACAATCAATCCCACTGGGACGCATCCACGCAGTGAAACTAAAACAGCCATTGCTGTGGCGACTGGTTGGCTGGTGGACCGTGACCGTGACTGTAGTTGGCTACGGCGACACCACCCAAGGCGGAACCTCCAAAATCTTGCCCGTGGGTTCCAAAGAACTCGCACTAAAAGTCCTTGAAGCGGTGGGGCCACTAAACAGCGCCGACATCGCCGAATCTGCAGACCCATCACATATGAGCAGACCCCAGTACACACCACCAGTTGCTGCACGCCTGCTCACACCAGTCGATCGGACCCGCCAAGGCGTCACGTTGATTGGTGTGGCTGGTGCCCCTGGTGCGGTGGTCGTGCATGAAGGCAGATTCATGCCACGTATGTCTGTGATTGATACCTCCCACATCCAAGAACTCACCCTTAAACACGGGCCGATCCAAAGAATACTGGGACTCTCCACCGTTGTGTTTAACCTGGTCCAAGGGCCAGTGGGAATGGCCGCATCGGATCTCAGTGCAGCTGATGGAAAAGAACTTCTCAACATTCTCCGCAACAGAAAACTACCCGCACTGGAATCAGCTCCGCTGGGACAAAACAGCCTGGACTAA